From Bacteroidota bacterium, a single genomic window includes:
- a CDS encoding PKD domain-containing protein — protein MVGFSTCNFPVTPNAYQQTCGGAEDATVAKLCINACGLPNNVASFVANPTTGCSNTPVSFSLTNTTCDTTNTTYLWTFNGSFQGTSNIHNPKDITWTNTGTYDVSVKIMSPCDTISVTQANYITITPCGITATAAGSSICPGVCATAISYGSGGTNPYTYSWSTGDTSQNINPCPVSTTTYTVTIKDTGGNTATSTVVVTVNPAVTVTTSATNINCNGGTGSASALGGSGTSPYAYNWSNGQTAQTATGLTTGNYTVTATDSKGCTATSTSAIISPPTLMGQFTKGTASCSSCGCKEWIIVTATGGTSPYNYSWSDGNTNRYKNHLCPGTYTINITDKNGCNAGVVLTAP, from the coding sequence TTGGTTGGTTTTTCAACATGTAATTTCCCCGTAACTCCCAATGCTTATCAGCAAACATGTGGTGGAGCTGAAGATGCAACAGTAGCCAAATTGTGTATCAATGCTTGCGGCCTGCCCAATAATGTAGCCAGTTTTGTAGCCAACCCAACAACAGGTTGTTCTAATACTCCTGTTTCCTTTAGTTTAACCAATACAACCTGTGATACCACCAACACTACTTATCTGTGGACATTTAATGGAAGTTTTCAGGGAACCTCCAACATACATAACCCCAAAGACATTACCTGGACTAATACCGGGACTTATGATGTATCAGTAAAAATTATGAGTCCCTGTGATACTATTTCAGTAACACAAGCTAATTACATTACAATTACTCCCTGTGGAATTACCGCTACTGCAGCCGGTTCAAGTATATGCCCGGGAGTTTGTGCAACTGCGATATCCTATGGTAGCGGTGGCACAAATCCTTACACCTATTCCTGGAGTACCGGTGATACGTCACAAAACATAAACCCTTGCCCAGTCTCAACCACCACTTACACGGTAACAATAAAAGATACCGGGGGAAATACAGCCACTTCAACAGTTGTAGTAACGGTTAATCCTGCGGTTACCGTAACAACTTCAGCAACAAATATAAATTGTAACGGAGGTACGGGATCAGCGTCCGCCTTAGGCGGAAGTGGTACTTCCCCGTATGCATATAACTGGAGCAACGGACAAACCGCGCAAACAGCTACAGGCCTTACTACAGGAAATTATACTGTAACAGCAACTGATAGCAAAGGCTGCACTGCTACTTCTACATCTGCAATAATTTCGCCTCCCACTCTTATGGGACAATTTACCAAAGGCACAGCCAGCTGTAGCAGTTGCGGTTGTAAAGAATGGATAATTGTAACTGCCACAGGCGGTACAAGCCCATATAACTATTCCTGGTCAGATGGCAATACAAATAGGTACAAGAATCATCTTTGCCCGGGAACATACACTATAAACATCACAGACAAAAATGGCTGCAACGCGGGTGTGGTCCTCACTGCACCTTAA
- a CDS encoding urocanate hydratase, which translates to MDEKGFKKLVLQGIPTGLPIPKPYDHSINHAPKRKDILNAEEKKLALKNALRYFDKKHHAILAKEFAEELNTYGRIYMYRFRPDYKIYARPLKEYPYRSKQAGAIMHMLSNNLDHAVAQHPHELITYGGNGAVFQNWAQYLLTMKYLAEMTDEQTLALYSGHPMGLFPSHKEAPRVVVTNGMMIPNYSKPDDWERFNALGVTQYGQMTAGSFMYIGPQGIVHGTTITILNAGRKFLKGKSDLSGMVFVSSGLGGMSGAQPKAAKIAGAIGIIAEVNPQATSKRHEQGWVDEVFEDLDKLIDRIEIARNKKEAVSLAYQGNVVDLWEKLVEKKIKVELGSDQTSLHNPFSGGYYPAGLSLEESKRMMADRPEQFRKEVQQTLVRHVVAINRMTEGGMYFFDYGNAFLLEAGRAGADVFTIANKRTFRYPSYIQDILGPMCFDYGFGPFRWVCTSADSKDLAITDKLAAQVLEKIYKTAPKEVRQQLADNLRWIKDAQKNKMVVGSQARILYADSEGRIKIAEAFNKAIRQKKISAPVVLGRDHHDVSGTDSPYRETSNIYDGSQFTADMAVHNFVGDAFRGATWISLHNGGGVGWGEVINGGFGLVLDGTKEADRRLRSMLFWDVNNGIARRSWARNKEAIFAIQRAMNREKKLKVTLANMVDDEILNNVIPITPANVREQ; encoded by the coding sequence ATGGATGAAAAGGGATTTAAAAAATTGGTATTGCAGGGTATCCCTACAGGATTGCCAATTCCAAAACCGTATGACCACAGCATTAATCATGCGCCCAAACGTAAGGACATTTTAAATGCCGAAGAAAAAAAACTTGCGCTTAAAAACGCCCTGCGTTATTTCGATAAAAAGCACCACGCAATTTTAGCAAAGGAATTTGCAGAGGAGTTGAATACTTATGGACGCATCTACATGTACCGTTTTCGTCCCGATTACAAAATTTACGCCCGTCCTTTAAAGGAATATCCCTACAGGTCGAAGCAGGCAGGAGCGATTATGCACATGCTTAGTAATAATCTCGATCATGCAGTTGCCCAGCATCCGCATGAATTGATCACTTATGGGGGTAATGGCGCGGTATTTCAGAATTGGGCCCAGTATCTGCTCACGATGAAGTACCTGGCGGAAATGACCGATGAACAAACACTTGCGCTTTATTCAGGTCATCCGATGGGACTCTTTCCTTCGCACAAAGAAGCCCCGCGTGTGGTTGTTACAAATGGGATGATGATACCGAATTACAGTAAACCAGATGATTGGGAACGTTTTAATGCTTTGGGTGTAACACAGTACGGACAAATGACTGCCGGATCATTCATGTATATTGGGCCGCAGGGCATAGTTCATGGCACTACCATAACCATTTTAAATGCCGGCCGTAAATTTTTGAAAGGCAAAAGTGATCTTTCGGGGATGGTATTTGTGAGTTCGGGTTTAGGCGGCATGAGCGGCGCGCAGCCAAAAGCGGCTAAGATAGCAGGAGCTATTGGCATTATTGCGGAGGTGAATCCTCAGGCAACCAGCAAGCGTCATGAACAGGGATGGGTGGATGAAGTTTTTGAAGATCTTGATAAGTTAATTGATAGGATAGAGATCGCACGTAATAAAAAGGAAGCGGTATCACTGGCTTACCAGGGCAACGTAGTGGATCTGTGGGAAAAATTAGTTGAGAAAAAAATAAAAGTGGAGTTAGGGTCAGATCAAACCTCATTGCATAATCCTTTTTCTGGAGGTTATTATCCTGCAGGATTATCATTGGAGGAATCCAAACGCATGATGGCTGATCGACCAGAGCAGTTCAGAAAAGAAGTTCAGCAAACATTAGTTCGTCATGTTGTGGCAATAAATAGAATGACTGAAGGCGGTATGTACTTTTTTGACTACGGGAATGCATTCTTATTAGAGGCTGGCAGGGCTGGCGCTGATGTTTTCACCATAGCTAATAAAAGGACCTTCCGTTACCCCTCCTACATACAGGATATTTTAGGCCCCATGTGTTTCGATTACGGTTTTGGTCCTTTCCGTTGGGTGTGTACATCCGCCGACTCTAAAGACCTCGCTATTACAGATAAACTTGCAGCGCAGGTACTGGAAAAAATATATAAAACAGCGCCTAAAGAGGTCAGGCAGCAATTGGCCGATAATCTGCGATGGATAAAAGATGCGCAGAAGAATAAAATGGTTGTAGGTTCGCAGGCGCGTATATTGTATGCGGATTCTGAAGGCAGGATAAAAATTGCGGAAGCATTCAATAAAGCAATCAGGCAAAAAAAAATATCGGCACCTGTCGTGTTGGGCCGCGATCACCACGATGTGTCGGGGACAGATTCTCCATATCGTGAAACATCAAACATTTATGACGGCTCACAGTTTACAGCCGACATGGCAGTGCATAATTTTGTAGGGGATGCCTTTCGGGGTGCTACCTGGATATCATTGCATAATGGAGGTGGAGTAGGATGGGGCGAAGTGATCAACGGCGGATTTGGTTTGGTGCTTGATGGAACAAAGGAGGCCGACCGCAGGTTAAGATCAATGCTATTCTGGGATGTGAATAATGGTATTGCCCGCAGGAGCTGGGCCCGCAACAAGGAAGCTATTTTTGCAATTCAGAGAGCAATGAACCGTGAAAAAAAGTTGAAGGTGACGTTGGCAAATATGGTTGATGATGAGATTCTGAATAATGTCATCCCCATTACGCCTGCAAATGTCAGGGAGCAGTAA
- a CDS encoding T9SS type A sorting domain-containing protein: MKKTLLLTRIFAISFLILGMHTIQSQIVYTDINPDTIVDASKGVGHYNYFLDLNNDGTKDFEIRHFRPDSTFMAVEIYCKDTNTQILIFSGNEVFQLTTENIVLKSPPFNGTWVCSVFNSSNSAQIVYSGGSNDFYVGLRIKISGKWHYGWARLNTPKNFSKITIRDYAYNTVADQQILTGQKTITGIGTYAKENNILKIYPNPFNLKTGIGLELTENSTVQIVLCNALGQQISELENRSLQAGKYMYDLNVSGKGIYFLRSVINGVPSTQRLIQVE, from the coding sequence ATGAAAAAGACTTTACTTCTAACCAGAATTTTTGCCATTAGTTTTTTAATCCTTGGCATGCATACTATCCAATCTCAGATAGTTTATACTGACATAAATCCTGATACTATTGTGGATGCCAGCAAGGGTGTCGGACATTACAACTATTTTTTGGATTTGAATAACGATGGAACTAAAGATTTTGAGATCCGGCATTTTCGACCCGATTCAACATTCATGGCTGTTGAAATTTATTGTAAAGACACTAATACGCAAATATTGATTTTTTCCGGTAATGAAGTTTTTCAACTGACAACCGAGAATATTGTCTTAAAATCGCCACCGTTTAATGGTACCTGGGTCTGTTCTGTTTTTAATTCCAGCAATTCTGCACAAATTGTTTATAGTGGAGGAAGTAACGATTTTTACGTAGGACTTCGGATAAAAATATCAGGTAAATGGCATTATGGTTGGGCGAGATTAAATACTCCTAAAAATTTTTCAAAAATAACTATCAGGGACTATGCATATAATACAGTGGCTGATCAGCAAATTTTAACCGGGCAAAAAACTATTACTGGCATTGGGACTTATGCTAAGGAGAATAATATATTGAAGATTTATCCCAATCCATTCAACTTGAAAACCGGTATTGGACTTGAATTAACAGAAAACTCAACTGTTCAAATCGTATTGTGTAATGCATTGGGCCAGCAGATTTCGGAATTGGAAAACAGATCCCTGCAAGCCGGAAAATATATGTATGATCTGAATGTTTCAGGCAAAGGCATTTACTTCCTTAGGTCGGTTATCAATGGGGTTCCTTCCACCCAAAGATTGATCCAAGTAGAGTAA
- a CDS encoding response regulator transcription factor has translation MITALLIDDDGNLRKGLKSLLAKYTPEITIIGEAESVKTGIEAVSKLNPQVIFLDIRLNDGTGFDILEQLTKSNRKINSHLIFITAHEEYAVKAFKFSALDYLLKPIDPVDLQNAVSKVKSFIEKSNSFEHLDLLLENIRKKVDNFKRIALSTSTGIHLFDVNDVIRCESQDNYTNFFIKGHKPILISKTLKEYEELLSQHGFERIHQSHLINLSYLKSYIKSEGGYVVMSDGTNLPVAQRKRDRLQELLKSL, from the coding sequence ATGATAACTGCATTGCTTATTGATGATGACGGGAATTTAAGAAAGGGTTTGAAAAGTCTTTTGGCAAAGTATACTCCTGAGATAACTATTATCGGAGAAGCAGAAAGTGTAAAGACCGGAATAGAAGCGGTCAGCAAATTAAATCCCCAGGTCATTTTTTTAGATATCCGGCTTAATGATGGAACAGGATTTGATATTTTGGAACAACTGACAAAAAGCAATCGTAAAATAAATTCACATCTTATTTTTATAACAGCTCATGAGGAATATGCTGTGAAGGCATTTAAATTCAGTGCTTTGGATTACCTTCTAAAACCTATTGACCCGGTTGATTTGCAAAATGCAGTGAGTAAAGTTAAATCATTCATAGAAAAAAGTAATTCATTCGAGCATTTGGATCTGTTACTCGAAAATATCCGCAAAAAGGTTGACAATTTTAAGCGTATTGCATTGTCAACTTCAACCGGCATTCATCTGTTTGATGTAAATGATGTTATTCGTTGTGAGTCGCAAGATAACTACACCAATTTCTTTATCAAAGGGCATAAGCCAATTTTGATTTCAAAGACATTAAAGGAATATGAAGAATTGCTTTCTCAACATGGTTTTGAACGTATACATCAATCTCATTTAATCAATCTTTCTTACCTTAAATCGTATATCAAAAGTGAAGGTGGTTATGTGGTCATGTCCGATGGAACAAATCTGCCTGTAGCCCAGAGAAAAAGAGATAGACTACAAGAGCTTCTTAAATCTCTGTAA
- a CDS encoding tetratricopeptide repeat protein → MKNIFPYNFTSSLLMILLCTNISFSQNRVIDSLLSGLKIAKEDTEKINILNVISDKFTRGKPDSAIFYARQALVLSTRINYQLGEADAYLNIGWANTNSHNFSASLKNLTNAQNIYKQLLSPENANRKIIQKQLATSYHYTGWTYLGEAFYSKALQQFFNALQILEETNNSSTIAPLFNSIGNVYFFQHDNSKALEYYNKSLNISNKNNDKRGQATSLNGIGTVYTNKLNYEKGLKYFLRSLRLNRELGDNDKIAVSILNIGDCYFDQGQYNKALEYYLEGLKISREIKDDFLVSGSSTGIGNVYFKQKKFKEALSYQDSALQLGKKIGSFKLIRLAEESLSKIYEQMHDGVNALDHYKKYIIARDSSFNTENAKKIVRVEMNYEFEKKQALEKAEQDKKEALYLESAKRQKQLSTFLISGVLLFSGLVFVIYNRWQVKRRLTLQKDLVEYEQKALHLQMNPHFVFNCLGSISSFIAQNGTDSAIRYLAKFSKLMRLTLEYSKASLIPIDKEMESLQNYLELEQLRFNDKFDFEIKKSALVEDDMALPPLLIQPFVENAILHGIVPKPGKGRIEVHFNIENDNLICLIVDNGIGLEKSKEAKEGSVTMHKSMALEITKKRLEIMESVTSMSANVRMEDMMDKNNELSGTKVMINLPVQFISDIKIRV, encoded by the coding sequence TTGAAAAATATATTTCCATATAATTTCACTTCTTCACTTTTAATGATTCTATTGTGTACCAATATCTCGTTCTCGCAAAATCGAGTAATTGATAGTTTGTTAAGTGGTTTAAAAATTGCTAAAGAAGATACTGAAAAAATAAATATTCTGAATGTCATATCGGATAAATTTACCAGGGGCAAACCGGATTCTGCAATTTTTTATGCAAGACAGGCGCTCGTTCTTTCGACAAGGATTAATTACCAATTGGGAGAAGCAGATGCATATTTGAACATTGGCTGGGCTAATACAAACTCCCACAATTTTTCAGCTTCGCTGAAAAATCTTACGAATGCTCAAAATATTTATAAGCAACTCCTTTCCCCCGAAAACGCGAACAGGAAAATTATTCAGAAGCAATTGGCTACTTCCTATCACTATACAGGTTGGACATACCTTGGAGAAGCATTTTATTCAAAGGCATTACAACAGTTTTTTAATGCATTACAAATACTGGAGGAAACTAACAACAGCAGTACAATTGCGCCTTTATTCAATAGTATAGGTAACGTTTATTTTTTTCAGCATGACAATTCAAAAGCATTGGAATATTATAATAAATCATTAAATATATCCAATAAGAATAATGACAAAAGGGGCCAAGCTACGTCACTCAATGGTATTGGAACGGTTTATACCAATAAATTAAATTATGAGAAGGGATTGAAGTATTTTCTGAGATCATTAAGGTTAAATAGAGAGCTTGGAGACAATGATAAGATCGCTGTATCAATACTTAATATTGGAGATTGCTACTTTGATCAGGGTCAATACAATAAGGCATTGGAATATTATTTGGAGGGTTTAAAAATTTCGAGAGAAATTAAGGATGACTTTCTTGTTTCAGGTTCTTCAACTGGTATTGGAAACGTTTATTTTAAACAAAAAAAATTTAAAGAAGCTCTGTCGTACCAGGATTCGGCATTACAATTAGGGAAAAAAATTGGATCGTTTAAACTTATTCGTTTAGCCGAGGAGTCCCTTAGTAAAATATATGAACAAATGCATGATGGAGTGAATGCATTGGATCATTACAAAAAGTATATTATTGCGAGGGATAGCAGTTTCAATACCGAGAATGCAAAAAAAATTGTGCGTGTAGAGATGAACTACGAATTTGAAAAAAAGCAGGCACTGGAAAAGGCCGAACAGGATAAAAAAGAAGCGTTGTATTTGGAAAGTGCAAAACGCCAAAAACAATTGTCGACATTTTTAATCTCCGGAGTGCTGTTATTTTCAGGGTTAGTATTTGTAATCTATAACCGTTGGCAGGTAAAGCGTCGGTTAACGCTTCAAAAGGACCTGGTTGAATATGAGCAGAAAGCCCTGCATCTTCAAATGAACCCTCACTTTGTTTTTAATTGTCTTGGGTCCATTTCCAGTTTCATTGCGCAAAATGGTACTGATTCGGCTATCCGTTACCTGGCCAAGTTTTCAAAGTTAATGCGTTTAACGCTTGAGTATTCTAAAGCATCACTTATCCCTATTGATAAAGAAATGGAAAGCCTTCAAAATTATCTTGAACTGGAGCAATTGCGTTTTAACGATAAGTTTGATTTCGAAATTAAGAAAAGCGCTCTCGTGGAAGATGATATGGCCTTACCGCCTTTGCTAATTCAACCATTTGTTGAAAATGCAATTTTACATGGTATTGTTCCCAAGCCCGGAAAAGGCAGGATAGAAGTTCATTTTAACATAGAAAATGATAACCTTATATGTTTGATTGTAGATAATGGGATTGGGTTGGAGAAGTCAAAGGAGGCTAAAGAAGGATCTGTTACTATGCATAAATCAATGGCTTTGGAAATAACAAAAAAGAGATTGGAGATCATGGAGTCAGTAACTTCAATGTCTGCAAATGTTCGTATGGAAGATATGATGGATAAAAACAATGAATTGTCCGGTACTAAAGTTATGATCAATCTGCCTGTTCAATTTATTTCAGACATAAAAATCAGAGTATAA
- a CDS encoding 1-aminocyclopropane-1-carboxylate deaminase/D-cysteine desulfhydrase, which translates to MSTVNEQPPIIKLNDPILNKQGAELFVCKLYLTHPTISGNKWFKLKYNLQEAKRLGLNTILTFGGAYSNHIHATAAACKEYGLKSIGIIRGERSNPLNSTLTFAESCGMQLYFIDRGVYRNKNTDAFIEKLKTEFGAFYLVPEGGSNLLGVTGCVEIMGNVKAARDEGQRTIEDFNYVCCACGTGATLAGITLSLKPHQKALGFSVLKGGEFLKEGVQLFIDEYNKNTPRLSGLIPSTSEYGIETNYHFGGYAKVTPQLFEFASNFEKQHNIPLDYVYTSKMFFGLFDLIKKGYFNKGSRIIAIHTGGLQGNKGFQK; encoded by the coding sequence ATGTCAACGGTAAACGAACAACCACCGATAATTAAACTTAATGACCCCATACTTAATAAACAAGGTGCGGAATTATTTGTCTGCAAATTATACCTGACACACCCCACAATCAGCGGCAACAAATGGTTCAAGTTAAAATATAATTTACAGGAAGCAAAACGACTGGGACTTAACACCATTTTAACATTTGGAGGAGCCTATTCCAATCATATTCATGCTACTGCCGCTGCATGTAAAGAATATGGGTTAAAATCGATCGGAATAATAAGAGGAGAAAGAAGCAATCCGCTTAATTCAACATTAACCTTCGCTGAAAGTTGCGGCATGCAATTGTATTTTATTGACAGGGGGGTCTACAGGAACAAAAATACTGATGCCTTTATTGAAAAGCTTAAGACAGAATTTGGCGCATTTTATCTTGTGCCGGAAGGAGGCTCAAACTTATTGGGAGTTACAGGATGTGTTGAAATAATGGGGAACGTGAAAGCGGCGAGGGACGAGGGGCAAAGGACAATTGAAGATTTTAATTATGTGTGTTGCGCTTGTGGTACCGGGGCTACATTGGCGGGAATCACACTATCATTAAAGCCGCACCAAAAAGCCCTTGGCTTTTCAGTATTAAAGGGCGGAGAGTTTTTGAAAGAGGGTGTGCAGCTATTTATAGATGAATACAATAAAAATACTCCACGGCTCTCGGGATTAATCCCTTCAACAAGTGAGTACGGGATCGAAACCAACTACCACTTTGGCGGCTATGCAAAAGTCACCCCTCAACTATTTGAGTTTGCATCAAACTTTGAAAAGCAACACAACATTCCTCTCGATTATGTTTATACTTCCAAAATGTTTTTCGGACTATTTGATCTGATAAAAAAAGGCTATTTTAATAAAGGCTCCCGCATAATTGCCATACACACCGGCGGACTGCAAGGCAATAAAGGCTTTCAAAAATAA